From the Armatimonadota bacterium genome, the window CAACACCACCGAACTGGCGCACGATATGATTGCCTCCGGCTTGCGCGCCGTGGTCACCTGTTTAGACCCCAGACAGATACCAGCCTCCCTCATCGGGCACGAGTTTGACGAAGCATTCCTGACAAAGCTCCCTCCCTCCGCCGACCCCTGTGGCGAGAACGGCGAATACCACACCTTCTGTTATGACGGACCGATGTTCGCTTACCCTGTTCCTGTGCGCACCGGCGAAGTAGTTGAAAGGGATGGTTTCGTATACGTGGATGTGTTTCTGTAGCTTGAGGTGAGCCAGAGTGGTATAATGAGAATAGTCTACAGGCACCGAACCTGTGTCAGGGTGTGCATCCGCCTGGGCGAGGTGATATATTGTGGCGCGAACAGCGAGAGAGAATCGTAGACGATTACTCGAGTCCGAACTGGAGCGCTGGATAAAGCTTTTGATAGAACACGAAAACCCACAACGCATCCTTCTGTTCGGTTCGCTGGTCAATGGCGATGTCGAGGAGTGGTCAGATATCGACCTGGTTGTTGTGAAAGAAACGCAGCTACGTTTCCTCGATAGAACACGGGAGATACTGCGCCTGTTGAATCCACGAGTTGGGGTGGATATACTGGTGTATACACCGGAGGAATTCGACAAGTTAGTTCAGCAGCGCACCTTTGTCAGACACGAGATTGTAGAAAAAGGGAAGGTGCTCTATGAGCGCCCCAGCTGAACAATGGTTATCTTTCGCGAGAGACGACCTGCGTATGGCAGAACTGGCAATGA encodes:
- a CDS encoding nucleotidyltransferase → MARTARENRRRLLESELERWIKLLIEHENPQRILLFGSLVNGDVEEWSDIDLVVVKETQLRFLDRTREILRLLNPRVGVDILVYTPEEFDKLVQQRTFVRHEIVEKGKVLYERPS